A genomic stretch from Buchnera aphidicola (Brevicoryne brassicae) includes:
- a CDS encoding proline--tRNA ligase, with product MRTSQYLLSTVKEKPYDAEIISHQLMIRSGMIRKISSGVYIWLPTGIRVIKKIKKIIKKEMQKIHALETSMPIIQPEYLWKESGRLNVYGKELLKFHDRRKHQFILGPTNEEVATNFIKNEIHSYKELPLIIYQIQTKFRDEIRPRFGVIRAREFIMKDAYSFHVNEECLKKTYSVFYKSYINIFNKMKLNFCVVQADSGSMGGNISHEFQAFSKNGEDEVVFSENKLYSSNINTAQSIETINFLKNKNLITNIKKEKKTKKSIIDSNRLKTPIKNQIKTILVRAKKNSMYSIAALLIRGDHELNLFKIEKIAILEKPLSFLNQSETISFMGVTKKFLGPVGLKIPIIADISVYNMKNFTIGANIDNCFFINVNWNIDLPLPIIQDIRKVTQNDLSPDGTGFLKIKKSIEIGHIFQIGKKYSEPMKASVKLNNGNKESIQMGCYGIGITRIIAAVIEQNHDENGIIWPNSIAPFEVVILPVNFEKSTKIQNMSNFLYENFKKNNIDVMIDDRNERIGIMFNQIDLIGIPHQIIINQNSIYNKNVEYRERKNKKIILVDIKEITNFILKKLK from the coding sequence ATGCGAACCAGTCAATATTTACTATCAACTGTAAAAGAAAAACCTTATGATGCAGAAATCATTAGTCATCAATTAATGATAAGAAGTGGAATGATTAGAAAAATATCTTCAGGTGTATACATTTGGCTTCCAACTGGAATAAGAGTTATAAAAAAAATAAAAAAAATTATTAAAAAAGAAATGCAAAAAATACATGCACTAGAAACATCTATGCCTATAATACAACCTGAATATTTATGGAAAGAAAGTGGACGTTTAAATGTTTATGGAAAAGAACTATTAAAATTTCATGATCGCCGTAAACATCAATTTATTTTAGGACCTACTAATGAAGAAGTTGCTACTAATTTTATAAAAAATGAAATTCATTCATATAAAGAACTTCCTTTAATTATATATCAAATACAAACAAAATTTAGAGATGAAATACGACCTCGTTTTGGAGTTATTAGAGCACGTGAATTTATCATGAAAGACGCTTATTCCTTTCATGTTAATGAGGAATGTTTAAAAAAAACTTATAGCGTATTTTATAAAAGTTATATAAATATATTTAATAAAATGAAACTAAATTTTTGTGTAGTACAAGCCGATTCGGGTTCTATGGGTGGAAATATTTCTCACGAATTTCAAGCTTTTTCTAAAAACGGAGAAGATGAAGTCGTTTTTTCAGAAAATAAATTATATTCATCAAATATAAATACAGCTCAATCTATAGAAACAATTAATTTTTTGAAAAATAAAAATTTAATTACAAACATTAAAAAAGAAAAAAAAACTAAAAAATCTATAATAGATTCTAATAGATTAAAAACACCAATAAAAAATCAAATTAAAACTATTTTAGTTCGTGCTAAAAAAAATAGCATGTATTCAATAGCTGCATTGTTAATACGCGGAGATCATGAATTAAATTTATTTAAAATAGAAAAAATCGCAATACTTGAAAAACCTTTGTCTTTTCTTAATCAAAGTGAAACTATTTCATTTATGGGAGTAACTAAAAAGTTTCTCGGTCCTGTGGGATTAAAAATTCCTATCATTGCGGATATTTCTGTTTATAATATGAAAAACTTTACTATAGGTGCAAATATTGATAATTGCTTTTTCATTAACGTAAATTGGAATATAGACTTACCTCTTCCAATAATTCAAGATATTAGAAAAGTAACACAAAATGATTTAAGTCCAGATGGCACAGGATTTTTAAAAATTAAAAAAAGCATTGAAATTGGACATATATTTCAAATTGGTAAAAAATATTCTGAACCAATGAAAGCCTCTGTTAAATTAAATAATGGTAACAAAGAAAGCATACAAATGGGATGCTATGGAATAGGAATTACAAGAATTATAGCTGCAGTAATTGAACAAAACCATGATGAAAACGGTATTATTTGGCCTAATTCTATTGCACCTTTTGAAGTAGTTATTTTACCTGTTAATTTTGAAAAATCTACTAAAATACAAAACATGTCAAATTTTTTATATGAAAATTTTAAAAAGAATAATATAGATGTTATGATAGACGATCGTAATGAGCGAATAGGTATTATGTTTAATCAAATTGATTTAATTGGTATCCCTCATCAAATTATAATTAATCAAAATTCAATTTATAATAAAAATGTTGAATATAGAGAGAGAAAAAATAAAAAAATCATCTTAGTTGATATAAAAGAAATAACAAATTTTATATTAAAAAAACTAAAGTAG
- the flhB gene encoding flagellar biosynthesis protein FlhB yields the protein MNHNTNEEKTENPTEHRIKKFRKKGKTRYSRELNSLLILLVGFISLWWHKDFILSYFMKIMFNSFSFNRNIIINNDSVLLEIFIFFKAMLFIFFPFLMALLFIIIIPPILLSGIALNFKSLEFNFTKLNPFHGLKRIFSFEIIIEFFKIALKLFIVISISFWYLYYSFSEILALIHENFISSLFHGFNIIVNCCFFIILGLVPVVVFDVILQQIKYFKKLKMTYQEIKDEFREKEGNPSIKSRIRQEMKAIIRRRMISDIPKADVIITNPIHYSIALQYDEKKMNAPKVIAKGIGEMAIRIQKLALKHDISMISAPSLARSLYRYSEIGQYIPGPLYKAVAEVLAWVWKVRKWKKKGGIFPEKPKNIIVPSELTVIGEHKNND from the coding sequence ATGAATCATAATACAAATGAAGAAAAGACAGAAAATCCCACTGAGCATCGCATTAAAAAGTTTAGAAAAAAAGGAAAAACAAGATATTCTCGAGAGTTGAACTCTTTGTTAATCTTATTAGTTGGATTTATAAGTTTATGGTGGCATAAAGATTTTATACTATCTTATTTTATGAAAATAATGTTTAATAGTTTTTCTTTTAATAGGAATATTATTATAAATAATGATAGTGTTCTATTAGAAATATTTATATTTTTTAAAGCAATGTTATTTATTTTTTTTCCATTTTTAATGGCTTTATTATTTATAATTATTATACCCCCAATATTGTTAAGTGGTATTGCTTTAAATTTTAAATCATTAGAGTTTAATTTTACAAAATTAAATCCATTCCATGGTTTAAAAAGAATATTTTCTTTTGAAATAATAATAGAGTTTTTTAAAATAGCATTAAAGTTATTTATAGTAATTAGTATATCTTTTTGGTATTTGTACTATTCTTTTTCCGAAATATTGGCATTAATTCACGAAAATTTTATATCTTCTTTGTTTCATGGATTTAATATAATCGTTAATTGTTGTTTTTTTATTATACTAGGATTAGTTCCTGTTGTTGTTTTTGATGTAATTTTGCAGCAAATTAAGTATTTTAAAAAATTAAAAATGACTTATCAAGAAATAAAAGATGAATTTAGAGAAAAGGAAGGAAATCCAAGTATTAAAAGCCGTATTCGTCAGGAAATGAAAGCTATTATACGTAGAAGAATGATATCAGATATTCCTAAAGCTGATGTTATTATCACTAATCCTATACATTATTCTATTGCACTTCAATATGATGAAAAAAAAATGAATGCACCTAAAGTAATTGCTAAAGGTATAGGTGAAATGGCTATTAGAATTCAAAAATTAGCACTTAAACATGATATTTCTATGATTTCTGCACCATCTTTAGCTCGTTCATTATACCGTTATTCTGAAATAGGACAGTATATTCCAGGTCCTCTTTATAAAGCTGTTGCAGAAGTTTTAGCATGGGTTTGGAAAGTAAGAAAATGGAAAAAAAAAGGTGGTATTTTTCCTGAAAAACCTAAAAATATAATAGTTCCATCAGAATTAACTGTTATAGGAGAACATAAAAATAATGATTAA